TCCATCATTTGTTGGTAGAGAAGTTGTAGATATTGTATTTCCAGACTATAGGTTTGATGATACAAGTGAGGGAATTGTGTCACCTTACTTTACTTTTGGTATTACTGTAAACACTTTGAGAAGTAGTCTTGGTGCTGTAACTTCAGAGGAAGGATTTTTGTGTAACTTTAATCTAAAGTTAGCTAATAAGATTTTTGGTTCTGAAGAAAATTCTTTGGTTGCTAGTGCTTTTTTTTCTTACTCTTTTAGAATTTTTGGTAACAATGTTTTGAAGTTAGGTTTAGGATTGAGGGGTAATTTGTTTTCAAGTTATTCTAATGCGTTTTGTTATGGAGGGTATCTATTTAAGGAATTATTTCCTGTAGAGGAGGGAGATGTATATAATATAAACTTACCTACTTATGTCGGATTTAGAGAAGATGGAGATTATTTTTTCACATCTCTTGCTAAGGTTTATCTTAAGTTATTTGAGGTTAACGAAGGTATATGGCCGATTTACATAACTGAGTTTTGGGTTGAGGTAGGTGGCAGGGGTGGTATTTTGTTTCAAAACTTTGGTGATATAGTTAATAGGTATTTAAGAACCGAACTAACTGTAGGGATATTCTTCAACTTAAACTTCATAGGTTATCTCGATACGAGGACAGGTATTGAGATGATTTACAATACACTTGTGAAGGATTATGTGGTTGAATTTGTTTTTGATTTTGTTTTACCTTTCTAGTTCATAATATTTATACATGGTAGTTTTATATTTGGAAATTTGATTAATTTTATGATATATCTGCCTTTGAGTATTGTAACTCTTGATCCTTTTAGTTTTGAATATTTGTTTTTTACTAAAAGTTTTTAATTATATTACGAAAAATATTTTAGGGTATTTTTATGTATCTTCTACCAAGGATGGTAGAGAGCATTAACAAGGAGGTTTTATGATAGGTAGAGTCACTCAGAATTCCATATCAAATGAATTTCTTTTCTACTTGAAGGATAGAATGGTTGAAATGAATAAAAGACAAATAGATTTGACAAGTATGAGTAAGATAAGGATGCCTGAAGATGATCCTGTAGGTACTACTATGTCGATGCAGTTTCAGAGTAGGTTAAGAGAGATAGAAACCTATATAAGGAATATTGAAGAGGGTGAAGCTAGACTTAATCTTATGGATTCAAACCTACAGAGTGCTACTGATATATTACATAGAGTTAGGGAACTTACAGTACAAGCGGCAAATGGTACCTACACTAAGGATGATACCAAAAAGATGGCTATAGAAGTTGATCAACTGATAAGGGAGCTTGTTAATATTGCTAATGCTTATTACAAGCAGACAAATCTCTATGGGGGTTATAAAACTGATTTACCTTTTAGAGTTGAATATGGCCTTTCGGAAGAACTTGACTATGAAGTTGTTAAGAAGGTTGTTTATATGGGTGATGATGGAGTTGTGATGAGGCAAGCTGATACATTTGATTTTGTACAGATAAATTTGAATGGTAATAGACTTTTTGCTTCGGAGAATATGGTTATAAAGTCATCTATACCAGGTACAGGCTTTATTGCGGATAGAGATATGTCTTTTAAAATAGATGGAGTTGAGGTGAAAGTTTATAAAGGTGATACTCTTGAGGTTATTGTTGAAAAAATAAATAGTCTGAAAATACCTGTTAAAGCTTACATTGATAACTCAACAGGTAATAATTTCCTTACGCTTGAAAGTACTATACCACACAATATAACTGTTGAAGATGTAGGAGATGGCGATGTTATGGAAAGACTTGGAATAGTAAGGAAAGGTGCTCCAGCTACACTTAATTACAATCCAGAAGCTAAAATATATGTGCTTTCTCTGTTTGATGTACTGATAAAAATAAGGGACGATATGCTAGCAGGAAGACAACAGAACTTAGGTGGTGAGGATTTATCTCTTATTGATAATGGGCTTGATAATTTTTTGAGGTATAGGGCTGAAATTGGTGCTAGAGCTGAAAGATTGAAAGTTGTAAACACAAGATTGAATGCAGATATAGTTTATGTAAAAGATATACTAGCCAAAACACAAGCTACAGATATTCCTCAAACTGTTGTTGAACTTAGAATGTTAGAATTAACCCATCAAGCAGGTCTACAAGTTGGTGCTAGATTAATGGGGCTTTCATTACTGAATTTCCTAAGATAATCTA
The window above is part of the Brevinematales bacterium genome. Proteins encoded here:
- a CDS encoding flagellar hook-associated protein 3, with the protein product MIGRVTQNSISNEFLFYLKDRMVEMNKRQIDLTSMSKIRMPEDDPVGTTMSMQFQSRLREIETYIRNIEEGEARLNLMDSNLQSATDILHRVRELTVQAANGTYTKDDTKKMAIEVDQLIRELVNIANAYYKQTNLYGGYKTDLPFRVEYGLSEELDYEVVKKVVYMGDDGVVMRQADTFDFVQINLNGNRLFASENMVIKSSIPGTGFIADRDMSFKIDGVEVKVYKGDTLEVIVEKINSLKIPVKAYIDNSTGNNFLTLESTIPHNITVEDVGDGDVMERLGIVRKGAPATLNYNPEAKIYVLSLFDVLIKIRDDMLAGRQQNLGGEDLSLIDNGLDNFLRYRAEIGARAERLKVVNTRLNADIVYVKDILAKTQATDIPQTVVELRMLELTHQAGLQVGARLMGLSLLNFLR